The Vibrio echinoideorum genome includes a region encoding these proteins:
- the ptsP gene encoding phosphoenolpyruvate--protein phosphotransferase encodes MLSQLREIVEHVSRVEDVSTALDILVKETCSAMQTECCTVYLANNDMQRLELMATQGLIFKGNSIHIGFDEGLVGLVKRSAEPINLAQASAHPAYKFFPELGEKVYHSFLGTPIIHRKQVLGVLVIQQKSPRLFSEMEESFLVTLSAQLAVIVAHAQTQGHWLLEQQKLPATKGIAASSGVAIGDLWWDNTQPELTDVYPASTLNVEREHELLAVAVENALNDFKRMRKRLDSEINKDALAIFDLFTHLLNDPMLRKDLKSQIQKGDKADWALRQVVESYSNRFARMSDVYLRERAQDIRELGQRLLYFLHNSEHELRTLDKPIILVVRELTASVLASIPKEKLLAVISLEGAANSHAAILSRALGIPSVMGVNLNLAQANGKQAIVDGYSGEIFIEPTQNLLSEYQGLILEEGELSSMVNRELYLPAKTQDDLQVEILLNAGLSADTNIAINQGVDGVGLYRTEISFLLQQRFPSEDEQFKQYRSVLASYPEKQVVMRTLDIGGDKALPYFPIEEDNPFLGWRGIRFTLDHPDIFIIQLRAMLRASCDSQNLSILLPMISSTQELDDTVQLIEQAYDEVYELDSRVRMPRIGIMIEVPSMLYLLPLIADKVDFVSVGTNDLTQYLLAVDRNNSRVSDVYESMHPAVIMALKHIHDTCKQYQLPVCICGELAGDPMGALLLIGLGYETLSMNTSNVARTKYLIRQSNLSELQDLANKALSKPYGRDIYSMMLNYFEEHEFTGFIRAGKK; translated from the coding sequence ATGCTCAGTCAACTAAGGGAAATAGTTGAACACGTATCAAGAGTTGAAGATGTGTCGACGGCTCTTGATATTTTAGTTAAAGAGACATGCAGTGCGATGCAGACGGAATGTTGCACCGTGTATTTGGCAAATAATGATATGCAGCGTCTTGAGTTGATGGCAACTCAAGGCCTGATCTTCAAAGGTAATAGTATTCACATTGGTTTTGACGAAGGCTTGGTTGGCCTTGTTAAGAGAAGTGCTGAACCTATCAACCTTGCACAAGCGTCTGCTCACCCTGCTTATAAGTTTTTTCCAGAGCTTGGAGAGAAGGTTTATCACTCTTTTCTAGGCACTCCGATTATCCATCGCAAGCAAGTGCTTGGCGTTTTGGTTATTCAACAAAAGTCCCCTCGTTTATTCAGTGAGATGGAAGAGTCTTTCCTTGTCACTCTCTCTGCACAGCTTGCGGTTATTGTGGCGCATGCCCAAACCCAAGGTCATTGGTTATTAGAACAACAAAAGTTGCCTGCGACGAAAGGTATCGCTGCGTCATCTGGCGTTGCGATTGGTGATTTGTGGTGGGACAACACGCAGCCTGAATTAACCGATGTTTATCCTGCATCTACGCTTAATGTTGAAAGAGAACATGAGTTGCTGGCAGTCGCCGTCGAGAATGCTCTCAATGACTTTAAGCGAATGCGCAAGCGCTTGGACAGCGAAATCAATAAAGACGCGTTGGCGATCTTTGACCTGTTTACTCACTTACTCAACGATCCCATGTTGCGCAAGGATCTTAAAAGCCAAATTCAGAAAGGCGATAAAGCCGATTGGGCATTAAGGCAAGTTGTTGAGAGTTACTCTAACCGTTTTGCTCGTATGTCTGATGTTTATCTTCGAGAGAGAGCGCAAGACATCCGAGAACTCGGACAAAGGCTGCTGTATTTCCTTCATAACTCTGAGCATGAACTCCGCACATTAGATAAGCCTATTATTCTGGTAGTCCGTGAATTAACGGCCTCTGTTTTAGCGTCGATTCCAAAAGAAAAGCTGTTGGCTGTCATTTCCTTAGAGGGGGCGGCGAACTCTCACGCGGCGATCTTATCTCGTGCTCTTGGCATTCCTTCTGTCATGGGAGTTAATCTCAACCTTGCTCAAGCGAATGGCAAGCAAGCCATTGTTGATGGGTATAGCGGTGAGATCTTTATTGAGCCGACTCAAAACTTACTCAGTGAATACCAAGGGCTGATTTTAGAAGAAGGCGAGCTCTCTTCTATGGTCAACCGAGAATTATACTTACCCGCAAAAACACAAGATGATCTACAGGTAGAGATTCTGCTTAATGCGGGTTTGAGTGCTGATACCAATATTGCGATTAACCAAGGGGTGGATGGCGTAGGCCTGTATCGAACAGAAATCTCTTTCTTATTACAACAAAGGTTCCCGTCAGAAGACGAACAGTTCAAGCAGTATCGTTCTGTGCTCGCGAGCTATCCGGAGAAGCAAGTTGTAATGCGTACACTCGATATAGGCGGTGATAAGGCGTTACCTTACTTCCCTATTGAGGAGGACAATCCGTTCCTTGGCTGGCGTGGTATTCGTTTTACACTCGATCACCCCGATATATTTATTATCCAGTTGCGTGCGATGTTACGTGCGAGTTGTGATAGTCAGAATTTGAGTATCTTGTTGCCGATGATCTCTAGCACTCAAGAACTGGATGATACAGTTCAACTCATCGAGCAAGCCTACGATGAAGTGTATGAGCTAGACAGTCGAGTTCGTATGCCGCGTATCGGTATCATGATTGAAGTGCCATCAATGCTTTACCTTCTTCCGCTTATTGCGGATAAAGTTGATTTCGTTTCGGTGGGCACCAATGACTTAACACAATATTTATTGGCGGTTGACCGGAACAATTCCCGCGTCTCTGATGTCTATGAATCCATGCACCCTGCAGTGATCATGGCATTGAAACACATCCATGATACTTGTAAGCAATATCAATTGCCTGTGTGTATATGTGGAGAGCTCGCGGGTGATCCAATGGGCGCATTGCTCTTGATTGGGCTAGGGTATGAGACGTTAAGTATGAATACCTCAAATGTCGCAAGGACTAAATATTTGATACGCCAGTCTAACCTGAGTGAATTGCAGGATTTAGCAAATAAGGCACTTTCAAAACCGTATGGTCGTGACATCTATAGTATGATGCTCAACTATTTCGAAGAGCATGAATTTACAGGCTTCATTCGAGCTGGTAAAAAATAG
- the lgt gene encoding prolipoprotein diacylglyceryl transferase, whose product MSQGFIEFPNIDPVLIELGPISVRWYGLMYLVGFMFALWLANRRADQPDSGWTREQVSDLLFAGFLGVVLGGRIGYVLFYNFDLFLADPLYLFKVWTGGMSFHGGLLGVITAMFWYAKKNGRTFFGVADMIAPLVPFGLGMGRLGNFMNSELWGRVTDVPWAIVFPNGGPLPRHPSQLYEMALEGIVLFFILNWFIKKPRPLGSVSGLFLAGYGTFRFLVEYVREPDAHLGLFGGFISMGQILSLPMVIIGVLVMVWAYKRGHYKDELPQQTK is encoded by the coding sequence ATGTCTCAGGGTTTTATCGAATTCCCAAATATCGATCCTGTTCTTATTGAACTAGGACCAATTTCAGTTCGTTGGTACGGCTTAATGTACCTTGTTGGTTTTATGTTTGCTCTTTGGCTAGCAAATCGCCGAGCTGATCAACCTGATAGCGGATGGACTCGAGAGCAAGTATCAGACCTATTATTTGCCGGCTTTCTAGGTGTCGTGCTTGGTGGTCGTATTGGCTACGTACTTTTCTATAACTTTGATCTTTTCTTAGCTGATCCGCTTTACCTATTTAAGGTGTGGACCGGTGGTATGTCTTTCCACGGTGGTTTACTTGGTGTGATCACCGCAATGTTTTGGTATGCCAAAAAGAACGGTCGTACCTTCTTTGGTGTCGCAGACATGATTGCACCATTAGTCCCATTTGGTTTAGGTATGGGGCGTTTAGGTAACTTCATGAACAGCGAACTATGGGGACGTGTCACTGATGTGCCATGGGCAATCGTGTTCCCGAATGGTGGTCCACTTCCGCGTCATCCATCTCAGCTTTATGAAATGGCGCTTGAAGGTATTGTGCTGTTCTTCATCTTAAACTGGTTTATCAAAAAGCCACGTCCTCTTGGTTCTGTATCAGGGTTATTCCTGGCAGGGTATGGTACATTCCGCTTCTTAGTTGAATACGTACGTGAACCTGATGCTCACCTAGGCTTGTTCGGTGGATTTATTTCTATGGGACAAATTCTGTCATTGCCGATGGTTATTATCGGTGTGCTGGTGATGGTTTGGGCATACAAGCGTGGTCACTACAAAGACGAATTACCACAACAAACGAAGTAA
- the nhaR gene encoding transcriptional activator NhaR produces the protein MSHLNYNHLYYFWMVCKQGSVTKAAEALFLTPQTVTGQIKALEERMDGKLTKRNGRSVEPTELGQLVFKYSDRMFGLSYEMLDIVNYSQHSNILFDVGVADALSKRLVSKVLMSTIPSDNSIHLRCFESTHEMLLEQLSQHKLDMILSDCPVDSSQSPGLFSKKLGESGMSFFCSGSVEDVSFPAVLEERKLLIPGSRTSMGRKVLQWFDRQGLKPDILGEFDDAALMKAFARYHHDAIFLAPTLYMSEVEEDTSLQLLGGIEELKEEYYVIFAERMIQHPAVKNVCDADFSKLFE, from the coding sequence ATGTCGCACCTCAACTATAACCACCTTTATTACTTCTGGATGGTTTGCAAACAAGGTTCTGTCACTAAAGCTGCAGAAGCTCTATTTTTAACACCACAAACGGTAACAGGTCAGATAAAAGCGTTAGAAGAGCGTATGGATGGCAAGTTAACTAAGCGGAATGGGCGCAGCGTTGAGCCGACTGAGCTGGGTCAGTTGGTATTTAAGTATTCAGACCGTATGTTTGGTTTGAGTTATGAAATGCTGGATATTGTGAATTACAGCCAACATTCAAATATTTTGTTTGATGTTGGCGTTGCGGATGCTCTGTCCAAAAGGCTCGTCAGCAAAGTTCTGATGTCGACCATCCCTTCAGATAACAGTATTCATTTACGCTGCTTTGAATCTACCCATGAAATGCTTTTGGAACAACTCTCTCAACATAAGCTTGATATGATCTTATCTGATTGTCCTGTTGATTCTAGCCAAAGCCCAGGCTTGTTTAGTAAAAAACTAGGCGAGAGTGGTATGAGTTTTTTCTGTTCAGGCAGTGTCGAAGACGTGAGTTTCCCCGCTGTATTAGAAGAAAGAAAACTGTTAATCCCGGGCAGCCGAACTTCTATGGGGCGTAAAGTTCTGCAATGGTTCGATAGACAAGGGCTTAAGCCTGATATTTTAGGTGAGTTTGATGATGCTGCATTGATGAAAGCCTTTGCTCGTTATCATCATGACGCCATTTTCTTAGCTCCCACACTCTATATGTCTGAAGTTGAAGAAGACACATCACTACAGTTGTTGGGTGGTATTGAAGAGTTAAAAGAGGAGTACTACGTCATATTTGCTGAGAGGATGATCCAACATCCAGCAGTAAAAAATGTATGTGACGCAGATTTTAGCAAATTGTTCGAGTGA
- the rpsT gene encoding 30S ribosomal protein S20, which translates to MANSKSAKKRAIQAEKRRQHNASRRSMMRTYMKKTIAAIEAGNKEAATAALVEVTPLLDRMATKGLIHKNKAARHKSRFAAAIKAL; encoded by the coding sequence TTGGCAAACAGTAAATCTGCTAAGAAGCGCGCTATCCAAGCTGAGAAACGTCGCCAGCACAATGCTAGCCGTCGTTCTATGATGCGCACTTACATGAAAAAAACTATTGCAGCTATTGAAGCTGGCAATAAAGAAGCTGCAACTGCTGCTCTTGTAGAAGTTACACCTCTTCTAGACCGCATGGCGACTAAAGGCCTTATTCATAAGAATAAAGCTGCACGTCATAAGTCTCGTTTCGCTGCTGCAATCAAAGCTCTTTAA
- a CDS encoding Na/Pi symporter translates to MNQATTVAAPISSSTRWLRWANLAFMLYLLLLSVSMVGTGFKWATGEQAKVLFEFASHPVAGLMIGLVATALIQSSSTVTSIIVGLVAGGLPVELAIPMIMGANIGTTVTNTLVSLGHVRCKVEFKRAFASATIHDFFNLLAVAIFLPLEMAFGILEKISHWLVSPMLATGDMSMGGLNFIKPITKPVVSAIKEPLSTFGDTVGGIMLIVLGIATIFVAITVMGKLMKSLMVGRAREILKNAIGRGPIHGIASGSIVTILVQSSSTTTSLMVPLVGSGVLKVRDVYPFTLGANIGTCITALLAATAVSGEFAVFALQIALVHLVFNIMATVFIFGIPFLRELPVKASDIISDMAVKNKAVVAGYLVAVFLVLPGTVLALTA, encoded by the coding sequence ATGAACCAAGCTACTACTGTAGCAGCGCCTATTTCGAGCTCTACTCGTTGGCTACGCTGGGCTAACTTGGCATTCATGCTTTACCTACTATTACTTTCAGTTTCAATGGTAGGTACAGGCTTCAAATGGGCAACAGGCGAACAAGCAAAAGTTCTTTTTGAATTTGCTTCACACCCAGTTGCAGGCTTAATGATCGGCTTAGTGGCAACAGCACTTATTCAATCATCAAGTACAGTTACTTCAATTATCGTTGGCCTTGTGGCAGGTGGTTTACCTGTTGAGCTAGCAATTCCAATGATCATGGGTGCCAACATTGGTACAACCGTAACCAATACGCTAGTTAGCCTTGGTCATGTCCGTTGTAAAGTAGAGTTCAAGCGTGCCTTCGCAAGTGCGACTATTCACGACTTCTTTAACCTATTGGCTGTCGCTATCTTCCTACCATTAGAGATGGCATTTGGTATTCTAGAGAAAATTTCTCACTGGTTAGTATCACCGATGCTAGCAACAGGTGATATGAGTATGGGGGGTCTAAACTTCATCAAACCAATCACTAAACCTGTAGTCAGTGCGATTAAAGAGCCACTATCAACGTTTGGCGACACTGTAGGCGGTATCATGCTTATCGTTCTTGGTATCGCAACAATCTTCGTAGCTATCACTGTAATGGGCAAGCTAATGAAGAGCCTAATGGTTGGTCGTGCTCGTGAGATTCTAAAGAACGCAATCGGTCGTGGTCCTATTCACGGTATCGCTTCTGGCTCTATCGTTACTATCCTTGTTCAGTCTTCTTCTACAACAACAAGCTTGATGGTTCCACTAGTAGGCTCTGGCGTTCTAAAAGTACGTGACGTTTATCCTTTCACTTTGGGTGCAAACATCGGTACTTGTATTACCGCTCTATTAGCAGCAACAGCAGTATCTGGTGAGTTTGCAGTATTCGCCCTACAGATTGCTCTAGTACACTTGGTGTTCAACATCATGGCAACGGTATTCATCTTTGGTATTCCGTTCCTACGTGAACTTCCTGTGAAAGCATCTGATATTATTTCTGACATGGCAGTGAAAAACAAAGCTGTAGTGGCTGGTTACCTTGTTGCGGTATTCCTTGTACTGCCTGGTACCGTGTTAGCACTTACGGCTTAA
- a CDS encoding winged helix-turn-helix domain-containing protein, whose amino-acid sequence MTRSHCFILQHDFPISFYPDKNQLVIDSEEIHLEPLQARLLSYFIENRGLVVSTQQIAADVWQRTQVSDNLVRQVISLLRCQLQDKSRPYSIIQTIPKQGYLFDIEVTQPSVESTPVEDASQPKALVAKSKKKTIALITTAVFSVGLIATWVWQTKVSTNDTVGIASYQSDVIPVYIHDITLDSTNEYEMSESVYNYLFYGLNSAKNLSGYHFSQLSKHSKQSLANNGVELKGWLKKKGGDYVLSVLIQNNRQPNQSQKVEKRFSQDNFFDAIGDVILEIKAIIVPMTSEYGLANHRVTSIDNYADWSVISEGISLFYQGKGGQPFADIALQLGAIQQQGRDNYLVNALLSYSQSLAYLQSHQQEDREQALQLAKQAFEMNPRCDIANLTLGLALLINQHANQAFPYLSYAAESTPSPISFYLLSVADKLSDNPKGSQYNYQRYTEVKKEHSGQLFDLIESL is encoded by the coding sequence ATGACTCGCTCGCATTGCTTTATACTGCAACACGACTTTCCTATTTCTTTCTACCCTGACAAAAATCAGTTAGTGATTGATAGTGAAGAGATTCATTTAGAACCATTGCAAGCAAGATTGCTCAGCTATTTTATCGAAAATCGTGGGTTAGTGGTTAGCACGCAACAGATAGCTGCCGATGTGTGGCAAAGGACTCAAGTGTCTGACAATTTAGTCAGACAGGTCATCAGTTTGCTGCGCTGTCAGCTTCAGGATAAATCACGTCCATATAGCATCATTCAGACTATTCCTAAGCAAGGTTACCTGTTCGATATAGAAGTGACTCAGCCGAGCGTCGAATCCACTCCCGTTGAGGACGCCTCCCAACCTAAAGCTCTTGTTGCTAAGTCCAAAAAGAAAACCATCGCCCTGATTACAACTGCAGTCTTCTCGGTTGGCTTGATAGCAACTTGGGTATGGCAAACCAAAGTATCAACTAATGATACTGTCGGTATTGCCTCTTATCAAAGTGATGTAATTCCCGTTTATATCCATGATATTACGCTCGATTCTACGAATGAATATGAGATGTCAGAAAGCGTATACAACTATCTTTTCTATGGATTGAATTCGGCTAAAAATTTATCGGGTTACCACTTCTCTCAGCTTTCGAAACATAGCAAGCAATCACTTGCCAATAATGGTGTCGAACTCAAAGGTTGGCTCAAGAAAAAGGGCGGTGACTATGTACTGAGCGTGCTTATACAAAATAACCGCCAGCCTAATCAAAGTCAGAAAGTGGAAAAGAGATTTAGCCAAGATAACTTCTTCGATGCCATTGGGGATGTGATTCTTGAGATCAAAGCCATTATTGTACCAATGACCTCAGAATACGGCCTGGCAAACCATCGAGTGACTTCTATTGATAACTACGCTGATTGGAGTGTTATCTCAGAGGGAATATCGCTTTTTTACCAAGGTAAAGGTGGTCAGCCATTTGCGGACATTGCACTTCAACTGGGTGCGATTCAACAGCAAGGAAGAGACAATTATCTGGTCAATGCTTTACTGTCGTATTCGCAATCTCTGGCTTATTTGCAAAGTCATCAGCAGGAAGATCGCGAACAAGCATTACAATTAGCAAAGCAAGCATTTGAGATGAATCCGCGTTGTGATATCGCCAACCTTACATTAGGTCTTGCACTGTTAATCAACCAACATGCCAATCAAGCTTTCCCTTACCTCTCTTATGCAGCTGAAAGTACACCGAGCCCAATCAGCTTTTATTTGCTTAGTGTGGCTGACAAGCTATCGGATAATCCCAAGGGCTCGCAATACAACTATCAACGCTATACCGAAGTGAAAAAAGAGCATAGCGGCCAACTGTTTGATCTGATTGAATCTTTATAA
- a CDS encoding ArsR/SmtB family transcription factor, with translation MNLKEMEKNSAQAVILLKAMANERRLQILCLLHGTELSVGELCGKLELSQSALSQHLAWLRRDGLVETRKEAQTVYYTLSSEEVKAMINLLHGMYCK, from the coding sequence ATGAACTTAAAAGAGATGGAGAAGAACTCAGCACAAGCTGTGATTCTACTCAAAGCCATGGCCAACGAGCGTCGCTTACAGATCTTGTGCCTATTACATGGTACTGAGCTGTCGGTTGGGGAGTTGTGTGGTAAGTTGGAACTGAGTCAGTCTGCTTTATCTCAACACCTTGCGTGGTTGAGAAGAGATGGTTTGGTCGAAACTCGTAAAGAGGCTCAGACGGTGTATTACACATTGAGCAGTGAAGAAGTAAAAGCGATGATTAACCTACTGCATGGTATGTACTGCAAGTAG
- a CDS encoding sulfite exporter TauE/SafE family protein — MSYELIGLLAGLGAVVGVLAGLLGIGGGLLVVPALLFLLPKAGIPQEFAMQMALATSLSTIIVTSGSSAINHLKLGNVEIFVVKWLMPGVVVGGFLGSFVADVIPAQYLPKVFGAIVLVLALQMLLSIRSTSQKTMPSSGKTILCGGGIGLVSSLAGIGGGSLSVPFLNHHGVEMRKAVGSSSVCGFVIAISGMLGFIWHGSSVDDLPAYSLGYVYLPALVAISCTSVLTTRIGAKLATQLPTPVLKKFFAVFLMFIAATMLL, encoded by the coding sequence GTGTCATATGAACTAATAGGCTTGTTAGCAGGCCTTGGTGCTGTTGTTGGTGTTTTAGCGGGTTTGCTCGGCATTGGTGGTGGCTTACTAGTGGTTCCTGCCTTGCTATTTTTGCTTCCTAAAGCGGGTATTCCTCAAGAATTTGCTATGCAAATGGCATTGGCTACTTCGCTATCAACCATTATTGTTACGTCAGGATCATCTGCGATTAACCACTTAAAACTGGGGAACGTAGAGATATTTGTCGTCAAGTGGTTGATGCCGGGTGTGGTAGTGGGTGGTTTCCTGGGTTCTTTTGTAGCCGACGTTATTCCTGCTCAATATCTACCGAAAGTGTTTGGTGCGATCGTATTGGTGTTAGCGTTACAAATGCTATTGTCGATTCGTTCTACGAGTCAGAAAACGATGCCGAGCTCTGGGAAAACCATATTATGTGGTGGTGGTATTGGCTTGGTCTCAAGCTTAGCTGGTATTGGTGGTGGATCTTTATCTGTGCCTTTCCTTAATCATCATGGTGTGGAAATGCGTAAGGCCGTGGGTTCATCTTCGGTGTGCGGCTTTGTTATCGCTATTTCAGGAATGCTAGGGTTTATTTGGCATGGTTCATCTGTAGATGATCTTCCTGCGTATAGTTTGGGTTATGTTTATCTACCGGCTTTAGTCGCAATATCTTGTACTTCAGTTCTGACCACGCGAATTGGCGCTAAACTGGCCACTCAACTACCAACCCCCGTATTGAAGAAGTTCTTTGCGGTATTTTTAATGTTTATAGCGGCCACTATGCTGCTGTAG
- a CDS encoding thymidylate synthase — MKQYLELCQRIVDEGVWIENERTGKRCLTVINADLEYDVGNNQFPLVTTRKSFWKAAVAELLGYIRGYDNAEDFRKLGTKTWDANSNLNEAWLNNPYRKGEDDMGRVYGVQGRAWAKPDGGHIDQLKKIVDDLTNGIDDRGEILNFYNPGEFHMGCLRPCMYSHHFSLLGDTLYLNSTQRSCDVPLGLNFNMVQVYVFLAIMAQITGKKAGVAYHKIVNGHIYEDQLAPMRDIQLKREPLAAATFHINPEIKSLEDLETWVTMDDFWIEGYECHEAIKYPFSV, encoded by the coding sequence GTGAAACAGTATTTAGAACTCTGTCAGCGTATTGTTGACGAAGGTGTTTGGATTGAAAATGAACGAACAGGCAAGCGCTGCCTAACTGTGATCAATGCGGACCTTGAGTATGATGTTGGCAATAACCAATTCCCACTGGTAACAACACGTAAGAGCTTCTGGAAAGCGGCTGTTGCTGAACTGCTTGGCTATATTCGCGGTTACGATAATGCTGAAGACTTTCGCAAACTAGGGACTAAAACCTGGGATGCGAACTCTAACTTGAATGAAGCGTGGTTGAACAACCCTTATCGTAAGGGCGAAGACGACATGGGCCGTGTTTATGGTGTTCAAGGACGTGCATGGGCAAAGCCGGATGGTGGTCATATCGACCAACTGAAGAAGATTGTTGATGATTTAACGAACGGTATTGATGACCGCGGCGAGATCTTAAACTTTTACAATCCAGGTGAGTTCCATATGGGTTGTTTGCGTCCGTGTATGTACAGTCACCATTTCTCTTTGCTTGGTGACACTCTGTACCTAAATAGCACCCAGCGCTCTTGTGACGTGCCATTAGGCCTGAACTTCAACATGGTTCAAGTTTATGTGTTCCTAGCTATCATGGCGCAAATCACAGGCAAGAAAGCAGGTGTGGCTTACCATAAGATTGTTAACGGTCATATCTACGAAGACCAATTAGCGCCAATGCGTGACATCCAGTTGAAGCGTGAGCCCCTAGCGGCAGCGACATTCCATATTAACCCTGAGATTAAGTCTCTTGAAGACTTAGAAACATGGGTAACGATGGACGACTTCTGGATTGAAGGTTACGAATGCCACGAAGCGATTAAGTACCCGTTCTCCGTGTAA
- the murJ gene encoding murein biosynthesis integral membrane protein MurJ, producing MSKRLLKSGLIVSAMTFVSRVLGLVRDVVVANLMGAGASADVFFFANKIPNFLRRLFAEGAFSQAFVPVLTEYHAAGDKDKTRDLIAKVSGTLGVLVSIVTVLGVLGSGVITAMFGAGWFIDWLNDGPSAPKFELASFMLKITFPYLWFITFVALSGAILNTLGKFAVSSFTPVFLNVMIIGAAWFISPNLEQPEIGLAIGVFLGGLVQFLFQMPFLIKAGVLVKPKWGWRDPGVVKIRTLMIPALFGVSVSQINLLFDTFIASFLATGSISWLYYSDRLLEFPLGLFGIAIATVILPALSRKHVDAQNEGFSQTMDWGVRMVLLLGIPAMLGLIVLAKPMLMVLFMRGEFSPHDVHQASMSLVAYASGLLNFMLIKVLAPGYYSRQDTKTPVKYGIIAMVTNMVFNAIFAYFYGYVGLAIATALSAFVNMALLYRGLHLAGVYQLSKTTLLFSAKLIISGVVMVAAILWQLDNMQQWLEWGFSQRALTLTGLIGLGGFVYIVSILVLGIRVKHLKAATD from the coding sequence GTGAGTAAACGACTATTAAAGTCAGGCCTGATTGTCAGTGCAATGACTTTTGTTTCCCGTGTGTTAGGGCTAGTACGTGATGTAGTAGTCGCAAATTTGATGGGGGCAGGAGCGAGTGCCGACGTATTTTTCTTCGCGAATAAAATTCCTAATTTTTTACGTCGACTTTTTGCCGAAGGCGCTTTTTCTCAAGCCTTTGTGCCGGTATTGACGGAATATCACGCCGCAGGTGATAAAGATAAAACTCGAGACTTGATAGCAAAGGTGTCCGGTACACTTGGGGTGTTGGTTTCCATTGTGACGGTGCTTGGGGTATTAGGCTCTGGAGTTATCACCGCAATGTTTGGCGCGGGGTGGTTTATCGACTGGCTTAATGATGGCCCATCAGCACCAAAATTTGAGCTTGCGAGCTTTATGCTCAAAATTACCTTTCCCTATTTGTGGTTTATTACCTTTGTTGCTTTGTCTGGTGCGATTCTCAATACATTAGGTAAGTTTGCTGTTTCTTCTTTTACGCCTGTGTTTTTGAACGTGATGATTATCGGCGCAGCATGGTTTATTTCTCCTAATTTGGAACAACCTGAAATTGGCTTAGCCATCGGTGTGTTTCTTGGGGGATTAGTCCAATTTCTTTTCCAAATGCCATTTTTGATAAAAGCGGGTGTATTGGTTAAGCCGAAGTGGGGTTGGAGAGATCCTGGCGTAGTTAAGATCCGCACCTTGATGATCCCAGCTTTGTTCGGTGTATCAGTTAGCCAAATCAACTTATTATTCGACACATTTATCGCCAGTTTCCTAGCGACCGGTTCAATCAGTTGGTTGTATTACTCAGACCGATTACTCGAATTCCCATTGGGGCTGTTCGGGATTGCGATTGCAACCGTGATTCTTCCAGCTTTATCCCGTAAACACGTCGATGCTCAAAATGAAGGTTTCTCCCAAACGATGGACTGGGGCGTACGCATGGTTTTGCTTCTAGGTATTCCTGCTATGTTGGGTCTCATCGTTTTAGCTAAGCCAATGTTGATGGTGTTGTTCATGCGTGGTGAGTTTTCCCCGCATGATGTGCATCAAGCGTCAATGTCGCTGGTGGCTTACGCGTCAGGTTTGCTTAACTTTATGCTAATCAAGGTATTGGCTCCGGGCTATTACTCTCGCCAAGATACCAAAACACCCGTTAAGTACGGCATTATCGCCATGGTCACCAATATGGTGTTCAACGCGATCTTTGCGTATTTCTATGGCTATGTCGGCTTGGCGATAGCGACAGCATTGTCCGCTTTCGTGAATATGGCGTTGTTATATCGTGGATTGCATCTTGCGGGTGTGTATCAATTATCTAAGACAACCTTGTTGTTTAGTGCCAAGTTGATTATCTCGGGTGTGGTGATGGTTGCGGCTATTTTATGGCAGTTGGATAATATGCAACAGTGGCTTGAATGGGGTTTCAGCCAGAGAGCTCTTACATTAACAGGCTTGATTGGACTTGGTGGCTTTGTTTATATTGTTTCGATACTGGTTTTAGGTATCCGAGTAAAA